CATAGTACACCTCGTAGAGGGCGAGCGCATATAATTCCTCTATATCCCTACCCATGATCTTTTTGAGGTAAGCGGCCCTGGCTGGTTCCCCGCCTATTGCGGAGGGAGTAATGTTTGCAACCAACCCTCCTAGCAAACGAGCTTTGACAGAAGCTTTCAAACCCAGCCGGTACCCATAAACTTTGTTAACAAGGTATTTCAACCTTACAGCAGAAATTAACCAGCCGGCCAGGAGAACCGTAAAGGATGCTACTCCCCTCCATGAAACCAGGTTTTTAAACCCACCATATCCTGCCGTTAATATACTGTAAACTAGTATTACGAGCGTTACAATTAGTAATGTAGCAATTATTTTCTTCCAATTAGCCTCCAGTGGTGAAGACAACGCGGCACCTTTAACTCAATTAATTATGGATACTTATTTAAAACCTGAAATATATACGTTTGTTAAGGTGTTAAAGGGATGAGTCTTTAGCTACAGTGAGGAACAGCTTGAATCAATGCGTGTAGATAAACAGAAGCTTAGGGAAATAATTAGGGAGCTTAAAAAATGGAAAGCGCATGCAACAATCCTGCTCAGCCTGTATGTGCCTCCTGGGAGACCCGTTAGCGATGTTTTAAACATGCTGAGGCAGGAGCTGTCGATAACCGATAACATAAAATTGAAAAAAACCAAGTCTGCTGTCCAAAGAGCTCTTTCAATGGCCATTGACAGGCTTAGCAAGGTCCCAAAGATCCCTGATAAAGGATTAGTACTGTTTGCCGGCGAGAACCCGGATACTGGTGAATCAATAATAGTCATGTTGATACCTCCAGAGGAGGTTTCAGTGTACTACTACAGAACTGATAAATACTTCCACACGGAGTTTCTTGAAGAAATGGTTTCAGAATCCAACATTATTGGGCTTCTCCTAATAGAGAGGGATGCTGCGACTATTGGAATGTTAAAGGGAAATAGGTTAAAAATCGTAGAAGAGCTTGAAGACTATATTCCCGGTAAGCATGAGAAGGGTGGTCAGAGCCAGCGGAGGTATGATAGGATTATTGAGCAAATGGTAGAAGAGTTTTACAAGAGAGTGGGAGAGCACGCTAATAGGGTCTTTCTGCCACTTTACGAACAGGGTAGGTTGAAGGGCATTCTGGTTGGTGGTCCGGCCTACGCTAAGTACGACTTCCTGGAAAAGGATTACCTGGATTATAGGCTGAAGAAGATTGTGCTTCCAGAATTGATCGATGTGGGATATCAGGGTGAGGCAGGGCTTAGAGAGATGATTTTGAAGGCTGGCGACCTTCTTAAAGAGCAAGAGTTTGCCGATCTTTTAAAATATATCGAAGAGTTTAAGCTACACCTTGCAAAGGATGACGGGCTTGCCGTGTATGGTGAAGACGAAGTTAGAAATGCCCTGGAAATGGGGATGGTTGCAGTATTGATTATTAGCGAGGAGCGAGAAGATGTTGAGAAGTGGTTGGAGCTTGCGAAGAAAGGCGGGGCTAAGGCGCTGGTTCTAAGTAGTGATGTTCCGGAATCAGAGTGGTTTAATAAGACTTTCAACGGTTTGGCAGGGATTCTGCGCGCAAGGATTTACAGTTAAATGGTAATACGTTCTCGATAACGTTATTAAGTTTTAAAAACAAATATAGTAGTAGGTGTCTCCTAAATTGGGTGAGCTAAGACTAGATCCTTCGTTCAGGAGAGAACTCATCTCCTTAATAATCAACGCAGGGCTTGAGGAGGACTTCGTCGACTGGTTGAAGACTCAGGGGAGAACCCACATAATAGGGAGAATGGATAATGTGCCAGATGAGTTACTACTCGTCTATGTTAGAGAGAAAAGGCTTACTATTGACGAGGAGCCGGCCTTATCCGAGAAAATTGAGGCCGGTCCAGAGGACGACTTATATGTTAGAAGCAAGGGAGCGAGGAAATAGTTCCCCCAGCCTATCAAGATTGTTTTTAAAATGAGGTATTTACTGCTAAGAATTAAGGCCGGGAGTGACCCGACCCATGCTCACTCTTCCCCGGTACTCGGGGACGTTGCATGGGCACCGGGGTCACACGTTGAAACATATTGAGTTGGGAAAATATAAACTTATTTAACCTCTATCTCAGGTGATTTTGAAGCCTTAATGTTCAGTGAAGCCTCAGCTATTCCATTAGAATATCTCACGATCCTTCTCAAGCTATCACAAACCATTACTAGAAATGCTTTCTCACGCTCCTCCATTTTAGCAGGAATTATCTCCTCATACAGGACCTTATCTATTTGTTCGACGACTTCTCTGGCACCCTGAATAACTTCTTCAGCACCCCTCCTGCTCTGACTGTACAGGGCTTCCATAGCCTTGTTGAAGATTTCCAAGGTCTTATATGAAATGTTTTTAATAATGTCCACCTTAGCGATCTTCTCCGTCTTCAACAGTCTTTTAGCAATGTTAGAGGCGTGGTCGGCTATTCTCTCGAGGTTTCTGGCTATAATTCTGTAATTCATAGCTTCAATAATGTTTGATAGGCCTAGTTCGTGCTGGATTCTAACATCGATTAAAGCCATTGATAACTCTCTAACTATCATGTGATGAAATCTATCTGCCTCATCATCCCTTTGAATCACTGCTTCGGCCAGGTTCCTGTTGTTGGTTAACAACGCCTCAATCCCGTCCTGTAGCATGTTGTTTACGATTAAGTGCAGTCTGCGGAGAGCACTCACTATTGGTAGCTCCTTTATATT
This is a stretch of genomic DNA from Thermosphaera aggregans DSM 11486. It encodes these proteins:
- the prf1 gene encoding peptide chain release factor aRF-1 is translated as MRVDKQKLREIIRELKKWKAHATILLSLYVPPGRPVSDVLNMLRQELSITDNIKLKKTKSAVQRALSMAIDRLSKVPKIPDKGLVLFAGENPDTGESIIVMLIPPEEVSVYYYRTDKYFHTEFLEEMVSESNIIGLLLIERDAATIGMLKGNRLKIVEELEDYIPGKHEKGGQSQRRYDRIIEQMVEEFYKRVGEHANRVFLPLYEQGRLKGILVGGPAYAKYDFLEKDYLDYRLKKIVLPELIDVGYQGEAGLREMILKAGDLLKEQEFADLLKYIEEFKLHLAKDDGLAVYGEDEVRNALEMGMVAVLIISEEREDVEKWLELAKKGGAKALVLSSDVPESEWFNKTFNGLAGILRARIYS
- a CDS encoding phosphate signaling complex PhoU family protein — protein: MPNIERRKVQKTGSSSFIITLPKEWVDAVKLKSGDHVYVYEYEGKLVIMPPEMEVFQSQSTIKVSADIPTDQVFRMLVASYLSGYSNITIIFDTNLPNLAKKVSDIKNLARVKLAGVEVVEESYNAVTFKILLNIKELPIVSALRRLHLIVNNMLQDGIEALLTNNRNLAEAVIQRDDEADRFHHMIVRELSMALIDVRIQHELGLSNIIEAMNYRIIARNLERIADHASNIAKRLLKTEKIAKVDIIKNISYKTLEIFNKAMEALYSQSRRGAEEVIQGAREVVEQIDKVLYEEIIPAKMEEREKAFLVMVCDSLRRIVRYSNGIAEASLNIKASKSPEIEVK